From one Halosimplex rubrum genomic stretch:
- a CDS encoding universal stress protein, translating into MFDTVVIATDGSDSASRAVDVALDVAEKFAAEVHALYVVDRGDVAASPDELRKELVDALEAAADEALDDVRDRTDGSVETAVRNGRPGAEITQYVEEVDADVVTLGTRGRHGDHGFVLGSVAEAVVRRCDRPVLTVRQLDDAEVAAADA; encoded by the coding sequence TGTTCGACACGGTGGTCATCGCGACCGACGGCTCGGACAGCGCCTCGCGCGCCGTCGACGTGGCGCTGGACGTCGCCGAGAAGTTCGCGGCCGAGGTCCACGCGCTGTACGTGGTCGACAGGGGGGACGTAGCGGCGTCGCCGGACGAACTGCGGAAGGAACTCGTCGACGCGCTGGAAGCGGCGGCCGACGAGGCCCTCGACGACGTGCGCGACCGCACCGACGGCTCCGTCGAGACGGCCGTCCGCAACGGCCGCCCGGGCGCCGAGATCACCCAGTACGTCGAGGAGGTCGACGCCGACGTGGTCACGCTGGGCACCCGCGGCCGCCACGGCGACCACGGGTTCGTCCTCGGCAGCGTCGCCGAGGCCGTCGTCCGCCGGTGTGACCGCCCCGTCCTCACCGTCCGCCAGCTCGACGACGCGGAGGTCGCGGCGGCCGACGCCTGA
- a CDS encoding DHH family phosphoesterase, which yields MDDWIIDGDRLPLERKSVLPGEGFFYPDSLRETKKESEAVEALSGAETVVIADTDADGLGCVALIREVHGDDAALVPSGPHELRQSIEWAVEYAPDDAVVFVCDLCPDGEGDIEGIEALAERTTVRWFDHHQWDDGIAAAVEAAGVELTVGDSDEVCTTDVALAQLDYGFPEQFEALARVTRDHDLWIKEDERSDDLADYAMWADPEEYVRVIRRYGVDFPEAVEEFLAEERIEKEALIEKAVERGELREVGEWTVGVTYGRCSQNEVAEAMRREGADASVIVKPAGSASIRGSEGFERAHEVAEQVNGGGHPRAAGCKPHIYDDMLDYAHHWTTRGAVAKQAILDAFRALPPEEEAEGVDTER from the coding sequence ATGGACGACTGGATCATCGACGGCGACCGGCTCCCGCTCGAGCGGAAGTCGGTCCTGCCGGGCGAGGGATTTTTCTACCCGGATTCGCTGCGTGAGACGAAAAAGGAGAGCGAGGCGGTCGAGGCGCTGTCGGGCGCCGAGACGGTCGTGATAGCCGACACCGACGCCGACGGCCTCGGCTGTGTCGCGCTGATCCGCGAGGTCCACGGCGACGACGCCGCCCTGGTCCCCTCGGGCCCGCACGAACTCCGCCAGAGCATCGAGTGGGCCGTCGAGTACGCACCCGACGACGCGGTCGTCTTCGTCTGCGACCTCTGTCCGGACGGCGAGGGCGACATCGAGGGCATCGAGGCGCTCGCCGAGCGGACGACGGTCCGCTGGTTCGACCACCACCAGTGGGATGACGGGATCGCCGCCGCCGTCGAGGCCGCGGGGGTCGAGTTGACCGTCGGCGACTCCGACGAGGTCTGTACGACCGACGTGGCGCTCGCGCAACTCGACTACGGCTTCCCCGAGCAGTTCGAGGCGCTCGCGCGGGTCACGCGCGACCACGACCTGTGGATCAAGGAAGACGAGCGCAGCGACGACCTCGCGGACTACGCGATGTGGGCCGACCCCGAGGAGTACGTCCGCGTGATCCGCCGCTACGGCGTCGACTTCCCCGAGGCCGTCGAGGAGTTCCTCGCGGAGGAGCGGATCGAGAAGGAGGCGCTCATCGAGAAGGCCGTCGAGCGGGGCGAACTCCGCGAAGTCGGCGAGTGGACCGTCGGCGTCACCTACGGCCGCTGTTCGCAAAACGAGGTCGCCGAAGCGATGCGCCGGGAGGGCGCCGACGCGTCGGTCATCGTCAAGCCGGCCGGCAGCGCCTCGATCCGCGGCTCCGAGGGGTTCGAGCGCGCCCACGAAGTCGCCGAGCAGGTCAACGGCGGCGGCCACCCCCGCGCCGCGGGCTGCAAACCGCACATCTACGACGACATGCTCGACTACGCCCACCACTGGACGACCCGAGGTGCGGTCGCGAAGCAGGCCATCCTCGACGCGTTCCGCGCGCTCCCGCCCGAGGAGGAAGCGGAAGGCGTCGACACCGAGCGCTGA
- a CDS encoding phosphotransferase family protein → MTAPGYGRDASLSADELAAAVAAVRPDWRLVDAEPMPDGSDIVYGVTVREGDGEPREAVLKCFRPGKSPTHTPERFLVEVDLLGIVGRETDLPVPERYGVRESHESAPAPAFLMEHLPGDSPPPVTDPTPDDSGEGRAADRLLRESGRHLARIHDLRTFESFGELVADPDRRTTADGGSPAAKPVVRDGHNTWTGRVGTLIAFSLDGLADTRFADLESDLREYADERLATLDFAAEAALLHGDYRPGNLLGDPETGRVTAVLDWGAAQAGDPRYELAWVVREFSARAPLDSSVGERVRDALFDAYEGERGRSFERGSGEFEERQRFYRAVTWITELRWFDYWWGGADESVREKRATRLRENVEEL, encoded by the coding sequence ATGACCGCCCCGGGCTACGGCCGCGACGCGTCGCTCTCGGCGGACGAACTGGCCGCGGCCGTCGCGGCCGTCCGGCCCGACTGGCGACTCGTCGACGCCGAGCCGATGCCCGACGGCAGCGACATCGTCTACGGCGTCACGGTACGCGAGGGCGACGGCGAGCCCCGCGAGGCCGTCCTCAAGTGCTTTCGCCCCGGGAAGTCGCCGACGCACACGCCCGAGCGGTTCCTCGTCGAGGTCGACCTGCTGGGCATCGTCGGCCGCGAGACCGACCTGCCGGTGCCCGAACGCTACGGCGTCCGCGAGTCCCACGAGTCGGCGCCGGCGCCCGCGTTCCTGATGGAGCACCTGCCCGGCGACTCCCCACCGCCGGTCACCGACCCGACGCCCGACGACTCCGGCGAGGGGCGCGCCGCCGACCGCCTGCTCCGCGAGTCGGGTCGGCATCTCGCCCGCATCCACGACCTGCGCACGTTCGAGTCGTTCGGAGAACTCGTCGCGGACCCGGACCGCCGGACGACGGCCGACGGCGGATCCCCCGCCGCGAAACCGGTCGTCCGCGACGGCCACAACACCTGGACCGGCCGGGTCGGGACCCTGATAGCGTTCTCGCTCGACGGTCTCGCTGACACCAGGTTCGCCGACCTCGAATCCGACCTCCGGGAGTACGCCGACGAGCGGTTGGCGACGCTCGACTTCGCCGCCGAGGCCGCGCTCCTGCACGGCGACTACCGCCCGGGGAACCTGCTGGGCGACCCCGAAACCGGCCGGGTGACGGCCGTCCTCGACTGGGGCGCCGCCCAGGCCGGCGACCCGCGCTACGAACTCGCCTGGGTCGTCCGCGAGTTCTCCGCGCGAGCGCCGCTCGACTCGTCCGTCGGCGAGCGCGTCCGCGACGCCCTGTTCGACGCCTACGAGGGCGAACGCGGACGCTCCTTCGAACGCGGGAGCGGCGAGTTCGAGGAGCGACAACGCTTCTACCGCGCCGTGACGTGGATAACCGAACTCCGGTGGTTCGACTACTGGTGGGGCGGTGCCGACGAGTCGGTCCGCGAGAAACGAGCGACGCGACTCCGTGAGAACGTCGAAGAGCTGTAA
- a CDS encoding DUF5807 family protein, protein MSDREAFLAGDRPEDVFMYFADDAVSGVDALAGHGERVDDGVVLVVEGDSGRSAFQRATDTDPMAFAKQAMPNEGTVDADATGGVCPDIDDTEGPHDARFVFAFAEEQNEEVDGIYNEGDVIHAYVQCTCGTAYSEKWLAGEK, encoded by the coding sequence ATGAGCGACCGCGAGGCATTCCTGGCCGGCGACCGGCCCGAAGACGTGTTCATGTACTTCGCAGACGACGCCGTCTCGGGAGTCGACGCCCTGGCGGGCCACGGCGAGCGCGTCGACGACGGGGTCGTCCTCGTCGTCGAGGGCGACAGCGGCCGCAGCGCCTTCCAGCGCGCGACCGACACGGACCCGATGGCCTTCGCCAAGCAGGCCATGCCGAACGAGGGGACCGTCGACGCCGACGCGACCGGCGGCGTCTGCCCCGATATCGACGACACTGAGGGACCGCACGACGCCCGGTTCGTCTTCGCCTTCGCCGAGGAACAGAACGAGGAGGTCGACGGGATCTACAACGAGGGCGACGTGATCCACGCCTACGTCCAGTGTACCTGCGGCACCGCCTACTCCGAGAAGTGGCTCGCCGGCGAGAAGTGA
- a CDS encoding molybdate ABC transporter permease subunit: MSRVATARESSPWGTAAPLLGGLLLVLYAAPVAWLLVAQPPGAVLAALDAPFVVGAARNTLVSATVSTALATLFGVPLAYWLASTRFRGRTLVTAVVAFPLVLPPVVSGMVLVGAVGSEGLGGLLGVRITGTLAGVVLAQTFVASPFVVLTARSAFGRVDAHTEEAARTLGATEWRTFRRVTLPLAWRGILAGVTLAFARAAGEFGATLMLAYYPRTLPVQIWATFQGRGLDAAFPVAVVLLALASGALVCIDLLGESSLVLPSE; the protein is encoded by the coding sequence ATGTCCCGCGTGGCCACCGCCCGTGAGTCCTCGCCGTGGGGGACGGCCGCGCCCCTGCTCGGCGGTCTGTTGCTCGTCCTCTACGCCGCCCCGGTCGCGTGGCTGCTGGTCGCGCAACCGCCGGGGGCGGTCCTCGCAGCGCTCGACGCGCCGTTCGTCGTCGGCGCCGCGCGGAACACGCTGGTCTCGGCGACGGTCAGCACCGCGCTGGCGACGCTGTTCGGCGTGCCGCTGGCCTACTGGCTCGCCAGCACGCGATTCCGCGGGCGGACGCTCGTCACCGCCGTCGTCGCCTTTCCGCTCGTCCTTCCGCCCGTCGTCAGCGGAATGGTCCTGGTCGGCGCGGTCGGGAGCGAGGGGCTCGGCGGACTGCTCGGGGTCCGGATCACCGGGACCCTCGCCGGCGTCGTCCTCGCCCAGACGTTCGTCGCCTCGCCGTTCGTCGTCCTCACCGCCAGGAGCGCCTTCGGGCGGGTCGACGCCCACACCGAGGAGGCCGCCCGGACGCTCGGCGCGACGGAGTGGCGGACCTTCCGGCGAGTGACCCTGCCGCTGGCCTGGCGGGGGATCCTCGCGGGGGTCACGCTGGCGTTCGCCCGCGCCGCCGGCGAGTTCGGGGCGACGCTCATGCTGGCGTACTACCCCCGAACTCTCCCGGTCCAGATCTGGGCGACCTTCCAGGGTCGCGGCCTCGACGCCGCCTTCCCGGTCGCCGTCGTCCTCCTCGCCCTCGCCTCGGGCGCGCTGGTCTGCATCGACCTGCTCGGCGAGTCGTCGCTCGTTCTCCCGAGCGAGTGA
- a CDS encoding extracellular solute-binding protein, with translation MPTQRSGDARGGGTSRRGFLAALGSVGTVSALSGCVGNVGSVADAGDGGTARNPVSVLAAGSLQLAFSEGLRAAVDGPVQVEAHGSVTAARLVAEGKRDPDIVALADTALFDRVLPADWHAEFATNALVVAYDDVSETGRRVGAADRWFDPLLADDATLGRTDPDLDPLGYRTLFALDLASEHYDRPGLREALTDPRGVYPETALLSRFETGDLDAAVVYRSMAEDRGYDYVDLPAEIDLSDPARAAAYDGVSYDLPSGEAVRGAPIAYGARARSGNEPVAEAFETLVGGEYLRDHGVVVPDEFPEYSGDVPRGHRP, from the coding sequence ATGCCGACACAACGGTCGGGCGACGCCCGAGGGGGCGGGACGAGCCGCCGCGGGTTCCTCGCGGCGCTCGGTTCGGTGGGAACCGTATCCGCCCTGAGTGGCTGCGTCGGGAACGTCGGGAGCGTCGCGGACGCGGGCGACGGCGGGACCGCACGTAACCCCGTCTCCGTCCTCGCGGCGGGGAGCCTCCAGCTCGCGTTCTCCGAGGGGCTCCGCGCGGCGGTCGACGGGCCGGTGCAGGTGGAAGCGCACGGGTCGGTGACGGCCGCGCGGCTCGTCGCCGAGGGCAAGCGCGACCCCGATATCGTCGCGCTGGCCGACACGGCGCTGTTCGACCGGGTGCTCCCGGCCGACTGGCACGCCGAGTTCGCGACGAACGCGCTCGTGGTCGCGTACGACGATGTCAGCGAGACGGGCCGACGCGTCGGCGCGGCGGACCGCTGGTTCGACCCGCTGCTCGCGGACGACGCGACGCTCGGCCGGACCGACCCGGATCTCGACCCGCTGGGCTACCGGACACTGTTCGCGCTTGACCTCGCGAGCGAGCACTACGACCGACCGGGGCTGCGCGAGGCGCTCACCGACCCCCGGGGAGTCTATCCCGAAACCGCCTTGCTCTCGCGGTTCGAGACCGGGGATCTGGACGCCGCGGTCGTCTACCGGAGCATGGCCGAGGACCGGGGCTACGACTACGTCGACCTCCCCGCCGAGATCGACCTGAGCGACCCCGCTCGGGCGGCGGCGTACGACGGGGTGAGCTACGATCTCCCGAGCGGTGAGGCCGTCCGCGGAGCACCCATCGCCTACGGCGCCCGCGCCAGGAGCGGCAACGAACCGGTCGCCGAGGCCTTCGAGACGCTCGTCGGCGGCGAGTACCTGCGTGACCACGGCGTCGTCGTCCCCGACGAGTTCCCCGAGTACAGTGGTGATGTCCCGCGTGGCCACCGCCCGTGA
- a CDS encoding molybdenum-dependent transcriptional regulator: MDAGFEAHLRVGEEAFDERDAALLRAVAAEGSLNAAATALGRSYSRAHARIGDLEDAAGPLVERRRGGTEGGGSRLTDEGRELLAEFDRLRAALSGTAATERLVLDGRVTGRDGDLATVETDAGTVRALALTDVDDVRVAFRSDAVTLHDPDSAPEGGETSARNRFRGAVVDVDRGDGTALVRIDVGASDPLAVRITETSLDALGLEPGAEVVASFKATATRATAAPGSAEPEG, translated from the coding sequence ATGGACGCGGGGTTCGAGGCCCACTTGCGAGTCGGCGAGGAAGCCTTCGACGAGCGGGACGCCGCGCTGTTGCGCGCGGTGGCTGCCGAAGGGTCGCTCAACGCCGCGGCGACGGCGCTCGGTCGGTCGTACTCGCGGGCGCACGCCCGAATCGGCGACCTGGAGGACGCAGCGGGGCCGCTCGTCGAACGCCGCCGCGGCGGGACGGAGGGCGGCGGCAGCCGACTGACCGACGAAGGCCGCGAACTCCTCGCCGAGTTCGACCGCCTGCGAGCGGCGCTATCGGGAACGGCGGCCACCGAGCGCCTCGTCCTCGACGGCCGCGTGACGGGTCGGGACGGCGACCTCGCGACCGTGGAGACCGACGCCGGGACCGTCCGCGCGCTCGCGCTGACCGATGTCGACGACGTACGGGTGGCCTTCCGCTCGGACGCGGTGACGCTGCACGACCCCGACAGTGCTCCCGAGGGCGGCGAGACGAGCGCTCGAAACCGGTTCCGCGGCGCGGTCGTCGACGTCGACCGCGGCGACGGGACCGCGCTCGTCCGCATCGACGTGGGCGCGAGCGACCCGCTCGCGGTTCGGATCACCGAGACGAGTCTCGACGCGCTCGGGCTGGAACCCGGCGCCGAGGTGGTCGCCTCGTTCAAAGCCACCGCGACGCGCGCGACGGCGGCGCCCGGCTCCGCGGAACCTGAGGGGTAA
- a CDS encoding GNAT family N-acetyltransferase, translated as MSVDVRVAAGEADREIALAVRREVFIEEQGVPEDIEMDGRDDEAVHFVAVDDEPVGAARLREVESGVGKVERVAVVADRRGEGVGRDLVARLETAAADRGIDRLVMHAQTRVEAFYERLGYERTSDVFEEAGIDHVEMEKEI; from the coding sequence ATGAGCGTCGACGTTCGCGTCGCGGCGGGTGAAGCCGACCGCGAGATCGCCCTCGCCGTTCGGCGCGAGGTCTTCATCGAGGAACAGGGCGTCCCCGAAGACATCGAGATGGACGGCAGAGACGACGAGGCGGTCCACTTCGTCGCCGTCGACGACGAACCGGTCGGCGCGGCGCGACTCCGGGAGGTCGAGTCGGGCGTCGGCAAAGTCGAGCGAGTCGCCGTGGTCGCCGACCGCCGCGGCGAGGGTGTCGGGCGCGATCTGGTGGCGCGGCTGGAGACCGCGGCCGCCGACCGCGGGATCGACCGACTGGTGATGCACGCCCAGACGCGCGTCGAAGCGTTCTACGAGCGACTCGGCTACGAACGGACCAGCGACGTGTTCGAGGAGGCGGGCATCGACCACGTCGAGATGGAGAAAGAGATCTGA
- the guaB gene encoding IMP dehydrogenase has product MANDPEPFSEKLRVPEALTFDDVLLRPKESRVEPDDADTTTRVSKNVQLQVPVLSAAMDTVTESDMAIAMAREGGLGVMHRNMDVDEMVAAIERVKRADELIIRDVVTASPDQTVREVDEMMARAGVSGAPVVSDDDEVLGIISGTDIRPYLEVGESDEVREAMTDEVITAPEDVTPREALELMYEHKIERVPIVDDDDGLIGLITMQGILQRREYDSAARDDDGALRAGVAVGPFEAERAQAADEAGADVLFIDCAHAHNLNVIESAREITEEVDADVVVGNVGTREAAEAVVDFADGIKVGIGPGSICTTRVVTGAGMPQITAVAQVADVADRENVPVIADGGIRYSGDAIKAIAAGADAVMLGSYFAGTDEAPGRVVTMNGKKYKQYRGMGSVGAMQSGGGDRYLKDVDEDEEEEMVPEGVEAATPYKGSVASELHQLVGGMRSGMGYVGAETVPEFRQRAEFVKVSQAGQQEGHPHDVVITDEAPNYSPDDA; this is encoded by the coding sequence ATGGCGAACGATCCCGAACCTTTCTCGGAGAAACTCCGCGTACCGGAGGCGCTGACGTTCGACGACGTGCTCCTGCGGCCCAAGGAGAGCCGCGTCGAACCGGACGACGCCGACACGACGACGCGCGTCTCGAAGAACGTCCAGTTGCAGGTGCCGGTTCTCTCGGCGGCGATGGACACCGTCACCGAGAGCGACATGGCGATCGCGATGGCCCGGGAGGGCGGCCTGGGCGTCATGCACCGCAACATGGACGTCGACGAGATGGTCGCGGCGATCGAGCGCGTCAAGCGCGCCGACGAGCTCATCATCCGCGACGTGGTGACCGCCTCGCCCGACCAGACGGTCCGCGAGGTCGACGAGATGATGGCCCGCGCTGGCGTCTCCGGCGCGCCCGTCGTCAGCGACGACGACGAGGTGCTGGGGATCATCTCCGGCACGGACATCCGCCCGTACCTGGAGGTCGGCGAGTCCGACGAGGTGCGCGAGGCGATGACCGACGAGGTCATCACCGCGCCCGAGGACGTGACCCCCCGCGAGGCGCTCGAACTCATGTACGAGCACAAGATCGAGCGCGTCCCGATCGTCGACGACGACGACGGACTCATCGGCCTCATCACGATGCAGGGCATCCTCCAGCGCCGCGAGTACGACTCGGCGGCGCGCGACGACGACGGCGCCCTCCGGGCGGGGGTCGCTGTCGGTCCCTTCGAAGCCGAGCGCGCCCAGGCGGCCGACGAGGCCGGCGCGGACGTGCTGTTCATCGACTGCGCGCACGCGCACAACCTGAACGTCATCGAGAGCGCCCGCGAGATCACCGAGGAGGTCGACGCCGACGTGGTCGTCGGCAACGTCGGCACCAGAGAAGCGGCCGAGGCCGTCGTCGACTTCGCCGACGGCATCAAGGTCGGCATCGGGCCGGGCTCGATCTGTACGACCCGCGTCGTCACGGGCGCCGGAATGCCCCAGATCACCGCCGTCGCGCAGGTCGCCGACGTGGCCGACCGTGAGAACGTGCCGGTCATCGCCGACGGGGGCATCCGCTACTCCGGCGACGCCATCAAGGCCATCGCCGCGGGCGCGGACGCGGTCATGCTGGGCTCCTATTTCGCCGGCACCGACGAGGCGCCGGGCCGCGTCGTCACGATGAACGGCAAGAAGTACAAGCAGTACCGCGGCATGGGAAGCGTCGGCGCGATGCAGTCCGGCGGCGGCGACCGCTACCTCAAGGACGTCGACGAGGACGAGGAAGAGGAGATGGTCCCCGAGGGCGTCGAGGCGGCGACGCCGTACAAGGGTTCGGTCGCCAGCGAACTCCACCAGCTCGTCGGCGGCATGCGCTCGGGCATGGGCTACGTCGGCGCCGAGACCGTCCCCGAGTTCAGGCAGCGCGCCGAGTTCGTCAAGGTCTCTCAGGCCGGCCAGCAGGAGGGCCACCCCCACGACGTGGTCATCACCGACGAGGCGCCCAACTACAGCCCCGACGACGCCTGA
- a CDS encoding DUF5794 domain-containing protein, translating into MSSSQHPVALTVERRVGGATKLLATIMCLPLVDGIFPALVLAGALGDPIGILEVGLLIFGGSATVAVVLAEMDGSRREVATAILAVGAVLIPVAAVEAALAPTIRDMLNMPVFSRFAGLVILTVAAKTASARIGEYLPRPAVVIALGLVASFDPSGVSLSVTTDPELIGRAVAAAGVGVGFALFVALSGPWLRAVVDIDRFRFGSAVALGVLPLSIFGLVPGDAPIALAVLGVTALFAFDPGGDRDYDGVPGDASDDAAVADGGDPEDGSEEAAEDDEESVPGRVSDYVTSDDERAPWL; encoded by the coding sequence ATGAGTAGCTCCCAGCACCCGGTCGCACTCACCGTCGAGCGGCGCGTCGGCGGCGCGACGAAACTCCTCGCGACCATCATGTGTCTCCCGCTGGTCGACGGCATCTTCCCCGCCCTCGTCCTCGCGGGCGCGCTCGGCGACCCCATCGGCATCCTCGAAGTCGGCCTGCTAATCTTCGGCGGCAGCGCCACCGTCGCCGTCGTCCTCGCCGAGATGGACGGCTCCCGCCGCGAGGTCGCGACGGCCATCCTCGCCGTCGGCGCGGTCCTGATACCGGTCGCCGCCGTCGAGGCCGCGCTGGCGCCGACCATCCGCGACATGCTGAACATGCCGGTGTTCTCGCGGTTCGCCGGCCTCGTCATCCTGACCGTCGCCGCCAAGACCGCCAGCGCACGCATCGGCGAGTACCTCCCCCGGCCCGCCGTCGTCATCGCGCTCGGCCTCGTCGCGAGTTTCGACCCGAGCGGCGTCTCGCTGTCGGTGACGACCGACCCCGAACTCATCGGCCGGGCGGTCGCCGCGGCCGGCGTCGGCGTCGGCTTCGCCCTCTTCGTGGCCCTCTCGGGTCCGTGGCTCCGCGCCGTCGTCGACATCGACCGCTTCCGCTTCGGTAGTGCGGTCGCGCTCGGCGTCCTCCCGCTGTCGATCTTCGGATTGGTGCCGGGCGACGCGCCCATCGCGCTCGCCGTGCTCGGCGTCACCGCGCTGTTCGCCTTCGACCCGGGAGGCGACCGCGACTACGACGGCGTTCCCGGCGACGCGTCCGACGACGCCGCGGTCGCCGACGGCGGCGACCCCGAAGATGGCTCCGAGGAAGCGGCCGAGGACGACGAGGAGTCCGTGCCCGGCCGCGTCTCCGACTACGTCACCAGCGACGACGAACGCGCACCCTGGCTATGA
- a CDS encoding DUF5795 family protein codes for MADNRVVQGRMVTPKRLAELIEGESVMDAEPIEDADRDCPDCGENVLQVGYMPGVTSFVTGYKCQECDWSEVEDDD; via the coding sequence ATGGCAGACAACCGCGTCGTGCAGGGGCGGATGGTCACGCCCAAGCGCCTTGCCGAGCTGATCGAGGGCGAGTCGGTCATGGATGCCGAACCCATCGAAGACGCCGACCGGGACTGTCCCGACTGCGGCGAGAACGTACTGCAAGTCGGCTACATGCCGGGCGTCACCTCCTTCGTCACCGGCTACAAGTGCCAGGAGTGCGACTGGTCCGAGGTCGAAGACGACGACTGA
- a CDS encoding IS6 family transposase, with protein MPENDRLGGCLDEIDLAFVEREATPKLLMKLSIQLHLAGLSLSNTVSFLEVFGVNRARSTVHNWVHKADLQPEAGRSPDHVAVDETVIRIDGEQYWLYAAVDPDSNELLHTKLEPTRTNALAEMFFGELREKHDVDDAVFLVDGATPLKEACDRHGLDFRYERHGNRNSVERVFREVKRRTNSFSNCFSHVDPATADDWLSSFAFAWNRLI; from the coding sequence ATGCCCGAAAACGACCGCCTCGGTGGATGTTTGGACGAGATTGACTTAGCGTTTGTTGAACGCGAGGCGACACCGAAGCTGCTGATGAAGCTCAGTATTCAGCTGCATCTTGCTGGACTTTCGCTTTCGAATACTGTTTCGTTTCTAGAGGTATTCGGTGTCAATCGTGCTCGTTCGACCGTTCACAACTGGGTTCACAAGGCCGATCTACAGCCGGAGGCTGGTCGGTCACCGGATCACGTTGCGGTTGACGAAACCGTGATCCGGATCGACGGCGAGCAGTACTGGCTGTACGCCGCCGTCGATCCCGATTCGAACGAATTACTCCACACGAAGCTTGAACCGACGAGAACGAACGCTCTCGCCGAGATGTTCTTCGGTGAACTCCGCGAGAAACACGATGTCGACGATGCCGTGTTTCTCGTCGACGGCGCCACTCCGCTGAAAGAAGCCTGCGACCGACACGGCCTCGATTTCAGATACGAACGCCATGGAAATCGCAACAGCGTCGAACGTGTCTTTCGCGAGGTAAAACGCCGAACTAATTCGTTCTCAAACTGTTTCAGTCATGTCGATCCAGCAACCGCCGATGACTGGCTTAGCTCTTTCGCGTTCGCATGGAATCGGCTTATCTGA
- a CDS encoding tyrosine-type recombinase/integrase, giving the protein MDFNPNPDRDPSEVVQLRKARRDFLNHKKETQKESTARAYKYPTKSFIEFCENHGIEVPGDVNGYVIENWKQKRQDEVKPITVHNNVKHLRVFIKWLEGADLVEYGTYDKIEVPAVPGDGKVSDEVLRAGEAESVLAYLNTYHYASLYHALFQTMWYTGCRISGAMSLDLDDFEPQEHGDNVLRFKNREAEGTPLKNGNKSQRAITIRDPLAETLKDYISMRREGATDENGREPLFTVPSGRLYRQRAYKNIVAISRPCVHGGNCPHSRVIDDCEAAQNKEQSPSCPSSVSLHPVRRGSITNHINEGWPKEKLSERVDVSVEVLDKHYDARTEEKARKNRRQYLE; this is encoded by the coding sequence ATGGACTTCAATCCAAATCCTGACCGCGATCCTTCAGAGGTCGTACAGCTACGGAAAGCCCGACGTGACTTCTTGAACCACAAAAAGGAAACCCAGAAAGAATCGACCGCTCGCGCGTACAAATATCCCACTAAGAGTTTTATCGAGTTCTGCGAGAATCATGGCATTGAGGTTCCGGGTGACGTAAACGGCTACGTCATCGAGAACTGGAAGCAGAAACGGCAAGACGAAGTCAAACCAATCACTGTCCACAACAACGTCAAACATCTTCGGGTGTTCATCAAGTGGCTGGAAGGCGCTGATCTCGTTGAGTACGGGACCTACGACAAAATCGAGGTTCCGGCTGTACCCGGTGACGGGAAGGTCAGCGATGAAGTCCTTCGAGCCGGGGAAGCCGAAAGTGTCCTTGCCTATCTGAACACCTATCATTACGCCAGTCTGTATCACGCGCTCTTTCAGACGATGTGGTACACCGGCTGTCGAATCAGCGGCGCCATGTCCCTTGATCTCGATGATTTTGAGCCCCAAGAACACGGAGATAACGTACTCCGGTTCAAGAACCGTGAAGCAGAGGGGACGCCACTGAAGAATGGGAACAAGAGCCAGCGGGCGATCACTATCCGCGACCCGTTAGCCGAAACGCTCAAAGACTACATCTCTATGCGGCGGGAAGGCGCGACCGACGAGAACGGACGAGAACCATTATTCACCGTCCCAAGTGGTCGTCTCTATCGACAGCGCGCCTACAAGAACATTGTCGCAATTTCTCGGCCATGCGTTCACGGCGGGAACTGCCCGCATAGCCGGGTAATTGACGACTGTGAGGCGGCACAAAACAAGGAACAGTCACCGTCTTGCCCTTCCTCCGTGTCGCTGCATCCAGTTCGGAGAGGATCCATCACGAACCATATCAACGAAGGCTGGCCCAAGGAAAAACTGTCCGAGCGGGTAGATGTGTCAGTGGAAGTCCTCGACAAACACTACGACGCCCGTACAGAGGAGAAGGCGAGAAAGAATCGACGACAGTATTTAGAATAG